From Gimesia panareensis, the proteins below share one genomic window:
- a CDS encoding lipopolysaccharide biosynthesis protein, with the protein MNQRRSVKWNLCANWLNHGVSLLIGVFLMPYVLHILGDQQYGSWIFINAIAGYSGLLYLGFGQTISRYVAHYHAKGDWKHLNQVANVIFAIYLGMGTLALVAAGIIAWLAPHLSDWGAIPLHEIRLVILILGLNVFVGLAGSVFGGILMGIQRFDIERGVNLTSGILRLALTLMFLRSEQGLLIIASIFLAVTLFENIGQCLFAFRQVKTFRISTKYMDWSILKECGSFSGFAFIDAIAWTLIEATDSILIGIFFSPAVIVPYYIALRLTQFINMPIQQIGKVFMPRAGELNANEDHGALQKLVLNGVSLSFLLITGFFIGVGFFGQTLITTWIGPGYPESHLLLTILLGARIVALPVSIFRSVLYGMGNVKVPSLIYMGEALANLLLSLILIQYMGLIGVALGTAIPILFAELGILLPYALKKLNIPLGLLLRKAIGPTIAPLTVLLAYSYVLPHIVEIRNSWMALVCIASGGGVFLAGTWYLFEKGSPLLNRTAS; encoded by the coding sequence ATGAATCAACGTCGATCAGTCAAATGGAATCTCTGTGCCAACTGGCTCAACCATGGGGTGAGCCTGTTGATCGGCGTATTCCTGATGCCTTACGTGCTGCATATTCTGGGCGATCAACAGTATGGTAGCTGGATTTTCATCAATGCGATTGCCGGCTATTCCGGACTGCTCTACCTGGGGTTCGGGCAGACGATCAGCCGCTATGTGGCGCATTACCACGCCAAGGGGGACTGGAAACATCTGAACCAGGTCGCGAACGTAATTTTCGCGATCTACCTGGGAATGGGCACTCTGGCACTGGTTGCAGCGGGCATTATCGCCTGGCTGGCGCCGCATCTGAGTGACTGGGGGGCGATCCCCCTACATGAGATCAGACTCGTGATCCTGATCCTGGGTCTGAATGTGTTTGTCGGCCTGGCGGGGAGCGTGTTCGGCGGGATCCTGATGGGTATCCAGCGTTTTGATATTGAGCGCGGCGTCAACCTGACCAGTGGTATTCTGCGTCTGGCCCTGACCTTAATGTTCCTGAGATCCGAACAGGGGCTGTTGATCATTGCCTCGATCTTCCTGGCAGTGACCCTGTTTGAAAACATCGGACAGTGCCTGTTTGCATTTCGCCAGGTGAAGACCTTCCGTATCAGTACGAAATATATGGACTGGTCGATCCTCAAGGAATGCGGCTCTTTCAGCGGCTTTGCCTTTATCGATGCGATCGCCTGGACCCTGATTGAAGCGACCGACTCCATCCTGATCGGGATCTTTTTCAGCCCGGCGGTGATCGTGCCCTATTACATCGCGTTACGACTGACCCAGTTCATCAACATGCCCATCCAGCAGATCGGTAAAGTCTTCATGCCCCGCGCGGGAGAGTTGAATGCCAACGAAGATCATGGCGCCTTGCAGAAACTGGTTCTGAACGGCGTGTCGCTCTCGTTTCTGCTGATCACCGGTTTCTTTATCGGTGTCGGCTTTTTCGGTCAGACATTGATCACGACCTGGATTGGTCCCGGGTACCCGGAAAGTCATTTGTTGCTGACGATTCTCCTGGGCGCGCGGATTGTCGCGCTGCCGGTTTCGATTTTCCGTTCTGTGCTCTATGGAATGGGCAACGTCAAGGTCCCTTCCCTGATCTACATGGGCGAGGCACTGGCCAACCTGCTGCTTTCACTGATCCTGATTCAATACATGGGGCTGATTGGTGTCGCGTTGGGAACCGCGATTCCCATTCTGTTTGCGGAACTGGGGATCCTGCTGCCTTATGCACTCAAAAAACTGAATATCCCGCTGGGGCTTTTGCTGCGGAAGGCGATTGGCCCGACGATCGCACCGCTGACGGTGCTGCTGGCGTATTCGTATGTTCTGCCGCACATCGTCGAAATTCGAAATTCCTGGATGGCCCTGGTCTGCATCGCTTCCGGCGGTGGCGTGTTTCTGGCAGGTACCTGGTATCTGTTCGAAAAGGGCAGCCCGTTATTGAACCGTACTGCATCCTGA
- a CDS encoding GNAT family N-acetyltransferase, translating into MTLLDCSHQTIETLSNTSDNQGTAQALSLALHDSSQKEVCLELWKSLESQFDEVPLMCSHTWTSTWIEFYGDLIPYSFVVASQADKPCGICLVTEGIDQFDGPLAIKTLHLGTAGEPAADSVCVEYNALLVPAELQRDFMQGLMELFEQNRSWDAIHFDGFASAELEGWDLPCSEEGLRKIESRYFDLKLIREEEREVISGFGYSTRKNLRKNMKSYGDLNSQWAETIEEAEEIFADLVSLHQTRWQKEGQPGSYASQRFTDFHKALLQKLVPTGQMGLFRVKLGEDVIGCVQVLIDRNRVLCYQGGSAEYKGKLSPGVIADYFCIEECFHRGFDAYDFLAGNSHHKQKMSTHHSYLTWAQIKRPRWKFTALNTLRKIKQTMHLVQKSNEDAD; encoded by the coding sequence ATGACTTTACTCGACTGTTCTCATCAGACAATTGAAACCCTTTCCAATACTTCTGACAACCAGGGAACGGCACAGGCGCTGTCGCTGGCTCTGCACGACAGCAGCCAGAAAGAAGTCTGCCTGGAACTGTGGAAATCGCTGGAATCCCAGTTTGACGAGGTTCCACTGATGTGTTCGCATACCTGGACGTCGACCTGGATCGAATTTTATGGTGATCTGATCCCGTATTCGTTCGTGGTTGCTTCGCAGGCAGACAAGCCCTGCGGCATCTGTCTGGTCACTGAAGGTATCGATCAGTTCGATGGTCCGCTGGCCATCAAGACGCTGCATCTGGGAACCGCAGGCGAACCGGCGGCCGACAGTGTCTGCGTGGAATACAACGCCCTGCTGGTGCCTGCTGAATTACAACGCGATTTCATGCAGGGGCTGATGGAACTGTTTGAACAGAACAGGTCCTGGGATGCGATTCACTTCGACGGTTTTGCCAGTGCAGAACTGGAAGGCTGGGATCTCCCCTGCTCTGAGGAAGGCCTGCGGAAGATCGAGAGTCGATATTTCGACCTGAAACTGATCCGGGAAGAAGAACGGGAAGTGATTTCCGGCTTTGGCTATTCGACCCGCAAAAACCTGCGGAAGAACATGAAATCGTATGGCGACCTGAACTCACAATGGGCAGAGACCATTGAAGAGGCGGAAGAGATCTTTGCCGATCTGGTCTCGCTACATCAGACACGCTGGCAGAAAGAAGGACAGCCCGGTTCGTATGCGAGTCAGCGTTTTACCGACTTTCACAAAGCCCTGCTCCAGAAGCTGGTTCCCACCGGTCAGATGGGACTGTTTCGCGTCAAGCTGGGCGAAGACGTCATTGGCTGTGTGCAGGTGCTGATCGACCGTAACCGTGTGCTCTGCTACCAGGGGGGCTCTGCAGAATACAAGGGGAAACTGAGCCCCGGTGTGATTGCGGACTACTTCTGTATCGAAGAATGTTTCCACCGCGGCTTTGATGCATATGACTTCCTGGCCGGCAACAGTCACCACAAACAGAAGATGAGCACGCATCACAGTTACCTGACCTGGGCACAGATCAAACGTCCCCGCTGGAAATTCACTGCTCTGAATACTTTACGCAAAATCAAACAGACCATGCACCTGGTTCAGAAATCGAACGAGGATGCAGACTGA
- a CDS encoding glycosyltransferase, giving the protein MSTTEITEASQTATPVATPSRKLRVCHLSLTLCTGGLERLLVDFARFYNSDQFELEFVALGETGAPAEDIQKLGCPVIQFPLSAPGKLGRIRQLQEFFKEKNYDLLHTHNAYPHFYGTLAGRLAGIPAIVQTRHGRRFGNTFNERLQFALASRLADRVIPVSDDTGNRCREVGWLSQNKVTRIWNGIDVDRFAFSGPAAQMRAITVSRLSPEKDLATLLKAVRLVKETIPEFELMIVGDGPERKKLEQITAALHLESRVRFLGERNDVPDLLTQAGFYVSSSLTEGISLTLLEAMSVGLPIVATSVGGNPEIVQQPDTGLLVPSANAALLSDAICEMCSQPDKWLGMGQAARERVEQHFNVRSMIKDYEDLYHQILNLQIK; this is encoded by the coding sequence ATGAGTACGACCGAAATCACCGAAGCCAGTCAGACCGCAACGCCGGTAGCAACACCTTCACGGAAGCTCCGCGTCTGCCATTTGAGCCTGACGCTGTGCACCGGCGGACTGGAACGGCTGCTGGTCGATTTTGCGCGTTTCTATAACTCCGACCAGTTTGAACTCGAATTCGTGGCACTGGGAGAAACCGGTGCTCCGGCTGAGGATATTCAGAAGCTGGGGTGCCCTGTCATTCAGTTTCCATTGTCTGCCCCGGGCAAGCTGGGGCGGATCCGACAGTTGCAGGAGTTTTTCAAGGAAAAGAACTACGACCTGTTGCACACTCACAATGCCTATCCTCACTTTTACGGCACTCTGGCGGGACGACTGGCGGGTATTCCAGCGATCGTCCAGACCCGGCACGGCCGCAGGTTCGGAAACACATTCAACGAACGTCTGCAGTTTGCTCTCGCCAGCCGTCTGGCGGACCGGGTCATTCCGGTCTCCGATGATACCGGGAACCGTTGTCGCGAAGTCGGTTGGTTATCACAAAACAAAGTCACCCGGATCTGGAACGGGATCGACGTCGATCGCTTCGCCTTTTCCGGACCGGCAGCGCAGATGCGGGCCATCACGGTTTCGCGTCTTTCACCGGAAAAAGATCTGGCGACGCTGCTCAAAGCGGTCCGGCTCGTGAAAGAGACGATTCCGGAATTCGAGTTGATGATTGTGGGAGACGGGCCGGAACGCAAAAAGCTGGAACAGATCACAGCAGCCCTGCACCTGGAATCACGTGTCCGCTTTCTGGGAGAACGCAATGATGTCCCGGACCTGTTGACTCAGGCCGGCTTCTACGTTTCTTCCTCGTTGACCGAAGGGATTTCGCTGACGCTGCTGGAAGCCATGTCCGTCGGCTTACCGATCGTGGCAACCTCCGTTGGCGGAAACCCGGAAATCGTTCAACAACCGGATACAGGGCTGCTGGTACCTTCCGCCAATGCAGCCCTGCTGTCAGACGCCATCTGTGAGATGTGTTCCCAGCCGGATAAGTGGCTGGGCATGGGCCAGGCGGCCCGCGAACGTGTCGAACAGCATTTTAATGTGCGTTCGATGATCAAAGACTACGAAGATCTTTATCACCAGATTTTAAACCTGCAAATAAAGTAA
- a CDS encoding GNAT family N-acetyltransferase: protein MSMNITCQQYDLSLDPDIRQAAPYEDLQICFYALRSAELNSLSKLYQDWLTLFENDPHSDLKQHPDYLAHLLPQLQASFPDRPSYLMLCRQQGIPVAAGICCPKDISTKTLRGIGPACQLRGYFLSGNGFLLQEDFQDNETFLAFLLDTTLKFCQRQQATFLFLEDVFIDSPLKHGLDQIEGDCLTYSHTGFQPRSLIRFPNNPADYWNQFRSRSRRKHRKTIRNNSQLELVRVTEPDQVADFLSAAHQVSLNTWQTQRLGLRVKNNDKELNELLFLALHGALRSYLLMDGDRPVAFKVSSQHRGTFHDLEFGYDLDYARQSPGETLLLLILEDLTQHDSPRRYDFGEGDAMYKQRFSSEITQSGSVVLFPKTVKNRSLLCYLNSSSLLDRSVRKILKASGFYTALRQLVRYRKLSSR from the coding sequence ATGAGTATGAATATCACCTGTCAACAATATGATCTGTCGCTTGATCCTGATATCAGACAAGCTGCGCCGTATGAGGATCTGCAAATCTGTTTCTATGCGCTGCGCTCTGCAGAGTTGAACTCCCTGTCAAAACTGTATCAGGACTGGCTGACGCTGTTTGAAAATGATCCACATTCCGATCTGAAACAGCATCCGGATTACCTGGCGCATTTACTCCCCCAGCTACAGGCCTCTTTCCCGGACCGTCCCAGTTACCTGATGCTCTGTCGTCAACAGGGCATCCCGGTCGCAGCGGGGATCTGCTGCCCCAAAGATATCAGCACCAAGACACTCCGGGGCATCGGGCCCGCCTGCCAACTGCGAGGTTATTTTTTAAGCGGTAACGGTTTTCTGCTCCAGGAAGATTTCCAGGATAATGAAACGTTCCTGGCATTCCTGCTGGATACAACATTGAAATTCTGTCAGCGGCAACAGGCGACGTTTCTGTTTCTGGAAGATGTCTTCATCGATTCACCACTCAAACACGGTCTGGATCAAATTGAGGGAGATTGTCTGACTTACTCGCATACGGGATTTCAGCCACGCAGTCTGATCCGTTTCCCGAACAACCCTGCCGATTACTGGAACCAGTTCCGCTCCAGGTCACGTCGTAAACATCGCAAAACAATCAGAAACAACAGTCAGTTAGAACTGGTGCGGGTGACTGAACCCGACCAGGTTGCCGACTTTCTGTCTGCAGCACATCAGGTCTCACTGAATACCTGGCAGACACAGCGACTGGGACTGCGGGTGAAGAACAACGACAAGGAACTGAACGAACTCCTGTTTCTGGCACTGCATGGCGCACTGCGTTCCTACCTGCTGATGGACGGGGATCGGCCAGTCGCTTTTAAGGTCAGCAGTCAACATCGGGGCACCTTTCATGATCTGGAATTTGGTTACGACCTGGATTATGCCCGTCAATCGCCGGGTGAAACATTGCTGCTGCTGATCCTGGAAGATCTGACGCAACATGATTCTCCTCGTCGCTACGATTTCGGCGAAGGGGATGCCATGTACAAACAACGCTTCAGTTCAGAAATCACGCAAAGCGGCTCCGTTGTCCTGTTCCCCAAAACGGTTAAGAACAGAAGTCTACTCTGTTACCTGAATTCATCGAGTCTGCTTGATCGCAGTGTCAGAAAAATATTGAAGGCCTCGGGATTCTATACCGCCCTGCGACAACTGGTGCGGTATCGAAAACTGAGCAGCAGATAG
- a CDS encoding glycosyltransferase, translating into MKILFLSNVFPNSLQPRKGTFNAAMLQALGELHQTHVVSPVSWIETCATRMKQRARLDPNWLPYDAVNGMRADYPRFYYPPKILHQHYGQFLYWSIRPTLNKAIARFRPDVILSYWLHPDGEVAVRAAREHGIPAVVMTGGSDVLLLTRNRHRKRAIQGVLQQSDAVITVSQDIQRAVEQLQIHPEKIHTVYRGVDRSRFSPGDQKAARERLGLDPEGKIIVSVGRLEPVKGHAVLLEACAKISQQGTPFTCYVLGNGGLHSSLSQKVTEYGLDGSFQLQGSQPQSRLADWYRAADVIALPSLSEGVPNVLLEAISCGGRFVASHVGGIPEIADPDLDRLVAPDNPDELAEALTELLDSHAPRGERAFEPVTWQESALQLSQILSDCCTRYSSGLTQQQKTRSSYRRKNRKLKQPV; encoded by the coding sequence ATGAAAATCCTGTTCCTATCCAATGTATTTCCGAATTCTCTTCAGCCCCGCAAAGGGACCTTTAATGCCGCCATGCTGCAGGCCCTGGGAGAACTGCATCAAACGCATGTAGTCTCACCGGTCTCCTGGATTGAAACCTGTGCGACTCGCATGAAGCAGCGTGCACGACTGGATCCGAACTGGTTGCCTTATGATGCTGTCAACGGGATGCGTGCAGATTACCCGCGGTTTTATTACCCACCGAAAATACTGCACCAACATTACGGACAGTTCCTGTACTGGTCGATCCGGCCCACCTTGAACAAAGCCATTGCCCGCTTCCGGCCCGATGTCATTCTATCATACTGGCTACACCCCGATGGAGAAGTTGCCGTCAGAGCCGCCCGCGAGCATGGGATTCCCGCGGTCGTGATGACCGGCGGCAGCGATGTGTTGCTGCTGACCCGGAATCGTCATCGTAAACGCGCCATCCAAGGTGTGCTGCAGCAGTCGGATGCAGTCATCACCGTAAGCCAGGACATTCAGCGGGCCGTCGAACAACTGCAGATCCATCCGGAAAAAATTCATACCGTATACCGCGGTGTCGATCGGAGTCGCTTCAGCCCCGGAGACCAGAAGGCCGCCCGTGAGCGACTGGGACTGGATCCGGAGGGGAAAATCATCGTCAGTGTCGGACGCCTGGAACCGGTCAAAGGACATGCCGTGCTGCTGGAGGCCTGCGCGAAAATAAGTCAGCAGGGGACACCATTTACGTGCTATGTTTTAGGTAATGGCGGTTTACATTCCAGTTTAAGCCAGAAAGTGACAGAGTACGGATTAGACGGATCTTTCCAGTTGCAGGGATCACAACCACAGTCCCGGCTGGCAGACTGGTATCGGGCAGCCGATGTTATTGCCTTACCCAGCCTGTCTGAGGGAGTGCCCAATGTGCTGCTGGAAGCGATTTCCTGCGGTGGACGATTTGTGGCCAGTCACGTGGGCGGCATCCCAGAGATCGCCGATCCTGACCTGGATCGCCTGGTAGCCCCGGACAATCCTGATGAACTGGCAGAGGCGCTGACGGAACTGCTGGACTCGCATGCTCCCCGAGGCGAGCGGGCTTTTGAGCCGGTCACCTGGCAAGAGTCGGCACTGCAGCTCAGTCAGATCCTGTCTGACTGCTGTACCCGGTATTCGTCCGGTTTAACACAACAACAGAAAACCAGATCGTCTTATCGTCGCAAGAATAGAAAACTCAAACAACCAGTCTGA
- a CDS encoding polysaccharide deacetylase family protein encodes MNQLRQLIKHSLTAVIPRRLFLVQGAPRLQVPTPSLAAHSDPRTQIPIALTFDDGPHPEFTPRLLDVLKHYQQQATFFVIGSQALQYPEIIQRMIREGHEVGNHTLTHSEPALTSAKQFLEEISQTDQILHEITGCIPRLVRPPKGKLSLGKMLGLWRRRKTIVLWDTDPRDYQMTDTAQINQWCEGYQPAAGNFCLMHDNHPYAIEAVRQLSENQQYNIQSLGVSHWLGCSANQTQINHRAYA; translated from the coding sequence ATGAACCAGCTTCGCCAGTTGATAAAGCATTCCCTGACCGCAGTCATTCCCCGGAGACTGTTCCTGGTACAGGGTGCGCCACGGCTGCAGGTTCCGACACCATCTCTGGCAGCGCATTCCGATCCGCGAACTCAGATCCCCATCGCGTTGACCTTTGACGATGGTCCGCATCCCGAATTTACCCCCCGACTGCTGGATGTGCTGAAACACTATCAGCAGCAGGCCACGTTTTTTGTCATCGGATCCCAGGCACTGCAGTATCCTGAGATCATTCAGCGGATGATTCGGGAAGGACATGAAGTCGGTAATCACACGCTGACCCACAGCGAACCTGCCCTGACCTCAGCAAAGCAGTTTCTGGAAGAGATCAGCCAGACAGATCAGATACTCCATGAAATCACCGGATGTATCCCCCGGCTGGTACGCCCTCCCAAAGGGAAACTGTCCCTGGGAAAAATGCTGGGACTCTGGCGACGCCGCAAAACCATCGTGCTCTGGGATACCGATCCCCGGGATTACCAGATGACGGATACCGCACAGATCAATCAGTGGTGCGAAGGCTATCAACCAGCGGCGGGGAACTTCTGTCTGATGCACGACAATCACCCTTATGCGATAGAAGCCGTCCGTCAGCTCTCAGAAAACCAGCAATACAATATCCAGTCACTGGGGGTCAGCCACTGGCTCGGCTGCTCTGCAAATCAAACCCAAATCAATCATCGGGCCTACGCCTGA
- a CDS encoding glycosyltransferase family protein — protein MSTILSKPVDLADSGEQPGPQSPRKRLLLVSYHFPPVGGAGVQRPVKFVKYLKQFGWDVSVLMAANPSVPVFDNSLLVDIPEGTHLEKARTWEPDYALKKNMANKNDGPRKTGLLSPLKSTCKKAVKAGAGLLLQPDAQILWYPNALKAGKQLLKRMPHDAILATAPPYSNLILASKLKRLFHLPLISDFRDEWDLSSKYLENHQKDHLSDLIQTRLQKKVMRHSDAIVATTRASTQRLLDRAEQFGAAPVGQCIYNGFDPDDFDTPTDVSRPYSPESGRRFRIVYTGTLWNLTTIEPLVRAIEAVHQSQPSLLKHLELQVIGRKTPEQRELLQRLDRTDCTLIQEDYCAHHEALKKMAAADALCLLLSDVEGADRVAPAKLFEYLAIQKEILSITPVGETAGILQDFWPEGNFRASETGKLASWLTGRLQGQAVTPMPHPEKMNQFQREHQAGQLAELLNQLVHHQI, from the coding sequence ATGTCGACCATCCTTTCCAAACCAGTTGACCTTGCGGATTCGGGAGAACAGCCGGGCCCCCAGTCACCCCGAAAACGGCTGCTGCTGGTCAGCTATCATTTTCCTCCGGTCGGCGGTGCCGGCGTGCAGCGTCCCGTCAAGTTCGTGAAATATCTGAAACAGTTCGGCTGGGATGTCAGCGTGTTGATGGCCGCGAATCCCTCGGTTCCGGTGTTCGACAACAGCCTGCTGGTCGATATTCCTGAAGGCACACATCTGGAAAAAGCACGCACGTGGGAACCGGATTACGCACTCAAAAAGAATATGGCGAATAAGAACGACGGCCCCCGTAAAACGGGACTGTTGTCGCCACTCAAATCGACCTGTAAGAAAGCGGTCAAAGCGGGTGCGGGACTGCTCCTGCAGCCCGATGCCCAGATCCTGTGGTATCCGAATGCACTCAAAGCGGGCAAGCAACTGCTGAAGCGGATGCCTCATGATGCAATCCTGGCGACCGCCCCGCCCTACTCAAACCTGATCCTGGCGAGCAAGCTGAAGCGACTGTTTCATCTGCCGCTGATTTCTGATTTTCGTGATGAATGGGACCTGAGCAGCAAGTACCTGGAAAACCACCAGAAAGATCATCTCTCGGATCTGATTCAGACCCGGTTACAGAAAAAAGTCATGCGGCACTCCGACGCGATTGTCGCCACCACCAGGGCCAGCACTCAGCGTCTGTTGGACCGGGCAGAGCAGTTCGGTGCGGCTCCTGTCGGACAATGTATCTACAACGGTTTCGATCCGGACGACTTTGACACGCCGACTGATGTCAGTCGGCCTTATTCACCTGAAAGCGGAAGGCGGTTTCGCATTGTCTATACCGGTACCCTCTGGAACCTGACCACCATTGAACCTCTGGTGCGTGCGATTGAAGCCGTGCATCAGTCACAGCCGTCCCTGCTGAAGCATCTTGAACTGCAGGTAATCGGCAGAAAAACACCGGAACAACGGGAACTGCTGCAGCGGCTGGACCGGACGGACTGCACTCTGATTCAGGAAGACTACTGTGCCCACCACGAAGCGCTCAAAAAGATGGCCGCAGCCGACGCACTCTGTCTGCTGCTCAGCGATGTGGAAGGAGCTGACCGTGTGGCACCTGCGAAATTATTTGAATACCTGGCGATCCAGAAGGAAATCCTGTCGATCACTCCTGTGGGAGAAACCGCGGGCATTCTGCAGGACTTCTGGCCAGAGGGGAATTTCCGTGCCAGTGAAACCGGAAAACTCGCCAGCTGGCTGACCGGCCGCCTGCAGGGCCAGGCTGTCACGCCGATGCCTCATCCTGAAAAGATGAATCAGTTCCAGAGGGAACACCAGGCCGGACAACTGGCGGAGCTGTTAAACCAACTGGTACACCATCAGATCTGA
- a CDS encoding serine O-acetyltransferase yields MKFWEDLKAKSEWCYGSVTARSLLKTCLTDGTMSMLWYRLMQWAGVWKLAPLAMIFNKCNAIFCQCIIGRGADFGRRFVIIHSQGIVINGSVKAGDDIKLEHQVTIGAERNTSPHLGSDIFIGAGAKVIGEVNIGSHAKIGANAVVVKDVAPHTTVGGIPARVIKVHQEAESVTKAEINQAELPYKQHQPKVAP; encoded by the coding sequence ATGAAATTCTGGGAAGACCTGAAAGCAAAATCAGAATGGTGCTACGGCAGCGTGACTGCGCGGAGCCTGCTCAAAACCTGCCTGACCGACGGCACGATGTCGATGCTCTGGTATCGCCTGATGCAGTGGGCGGGGGTCTGGAAACTGGCGCCGCTGGCGATGATCTTCAACAAATGCAATGCGATTTTCTGCCAGTGCATCATCGGGCGCGGCGCGGATTTTGGACGCCGATTCGTCATCATCCACAGCCAGGGAATTGTCATTAATGGCTCCGTCAAGGCCGGTGATGACATCAAACTGGAACACCAGGTGACCATCGGTGCGGAACGCAATACTTCGCCCCACCTGGGTTCCGATATTTTTATCGGCGCCGGTGCCAAGGTCATCGGCGAGGTCAACATCGGTTCTCATGCCAAAATCGGTGCGAATGCCGTCGTTGTCAAAGACGTCGCGCCACACACGACCGTCGGCGGAATTCCCGCCAGGGTGATTAAAGTCCATCAGGAAGCGGAGTCGGTCACCAAAGCAGAAATCAATCAAGCCGAACTCCCTTACAAACAACATCAGCCAAAGGTGGCACCATGA
- a CDS encoding glycosyltransferase family 2 protein — MNSIIVVSLFWGSLALIAYAYAGYPLLVWLLSRRQGRQENTTEKSEAVRTQELPFVSIIIAAYREEDVILERLNNLVLLDYPPDKLEILIGCDGNEDLTGELVSTFNDSRIRLLQFEERRGKSSVLNDCVPAARGEILVFSDANTHMDRQCIKQLVKHFADETIGGVCGQLILEDAATGKNVDGLYWKYENFLKQCETSLGAVLGVNGALYALRKSIYTPIPPETIIDDFLIGMRVHLAGRRLIYDGSAFATEETATSVQAEFKRRVRIGTGGFQSLRHLKGLLSPRYGYIAFAFWSHKLMRWFCPVFMTVALLANLCLLSQPLYQVTLLGQGLFYLSAFLGMKLGSGGGLVRKLCRVPGMFVQMNLALGMGLFRWLFTRQTGTWERTARSSSHVVSVDEQFPIEEHNESDSETVESDVPSHFSQSSLS; from the coding sequence ATGAACTCGATCATCGTTGTCAGTCTGTTCTGGGGATCACTCGCGTTAATCGCCTATGCCTATGCAGGCTATCCACTCCTGGTCTGGCTGCTCTCGCGACGTCAGGGCCGTCAGGAAAATACCACTGAAAAGTCAGAAGCGGTTCGCACACAGGAGCTCCCCTTTGTATCGATCATCATCGCTGCCTACCGCGAAGAAGATGTGATTCTGGAACGCTTGAACAACCTGGTCCTGCTCGACTATCCGCCCGATAAACTGGAAATTCTGATCGGCTGTGACGGGAACGAAGATCTGACCGGCGAACTGGTCAGCACGTTTAACGACAGCCGCATTCGCCTGCTGCAATTTGAAGAACGCCGCGGCAAGTCTTCCGTCTTGAATGACTGCGTGCCTGCCGCCCGCGGTGAAATCCTGGTCTTTTCCGATGCCAATACGCATATGGACCGCCAGTGCATCAAACAGCTGGTAAAACATTTTGCAGATGAAACCATCGGCGGAGTCTGCGGCCAACTCATTCTGGAAGACGCGGCAACAGGGAAAAATGTTGACGGTCTGTACTGGAAATACGAAAACTTCCTGAAACAGTGTGAAACCAGCCTGGGAGCGGTTCTGGGAGTCAACGGCGCCCTGTATGCCCTGCGGAAGTCGATTTATACCCCGATCCCCCCGGAAACGATCATCGATGATTTCCTGATCGGGATGCGTGTGCATCTGGCGGGACGACGGTTGATCTATGACGGTTCTGCCTTCGCCACTGAAGAGACCGCGACTTCCGTGCAGGCCGAATTCAAACGTCGGGTTCGCATCGGCACCGGCGGATTTCAGAGTTTACGGCACCTGAAGGGGTTATTGAGTCCCCGTTATGGCTACATCGCGTTTGCCTTCTGGTCGCATAAACTGATGCGCTGGTTCTGCCCGGTTTTCATGACCGTCGCCCTGCTGGCAAATTTATGCCTGCTGAGCCAGCCGCTCTACCAGGTGACACTGCTCGGCCAGGGGCTGTTCTATCTGTCTGCCTTTCTGGGAATGAAACTGGGCAGCGGTGGCGGACTGGTCCGCAAACTCTGTCGGGTCCCCGGCATGTTCGTCCAGATGAATCTGGCGCTGGGCATGGGGCTATTCCGCTGGCTCTTTACCAGGCAGACCGGTACCTGGGAACGGACTGCCCGCAGTTCCTCGCATGTTGTATCGGTGGATGAACAGTTTCCCATCGAAGAACACAACGAGTCTGATTCAGAAACAGTTGAGAGTGACGTTCCTTCTCATTTTTCACAAAGTAGTTTGTCATGA